The segment TCCCGGATCAACGGCATCCCTCCAGCCCGGCGGGCCGGGGTCGAGCACCCGGGCCGCCGGGGTCCAGAACCCCATCCGGGAAGCGCCGCCAGCGGGCGGAACCGCAAGCGGCGGTCGCGGCAGGCCGGCTTGGCCCGCCCCGCGCCCCGCGGGCCGGCTGCCGGGGTCCCGCACCCGCGGTCCGGCTGCCGGCGCCCCGCGCCCCGCGGGCCGCCTTCAGGCGTCCCGCGCCACGCGGGCCGGTTCGTCCGCCCCGGTCTCCTCGCGCCACAGGCGCTCGCCCAAAAGGAAGAAGTCCAGCCGGCGGCGCGGGTTCACCCGCGGGCGGGCAGCCAGCAGCACCCGCAGCAGGGCGCGGGCCAGCCGCTGGGGGTCGTGCCGGACCAGGTCGTCCCCCGCCAGCAGGCGCGCCGCATGCACCTGCAGGCCCATCTGGCGCAGCCGCTCCCGGTCCAGGCGCACCACGTCCTGCCCCTGCTGGCGGTAGCGCTGGAGGAGCGCAGCCGGCGGCTGCTGGACGTTGACCAGCACGTGGTGGAAAAGCCCTGGGCCCACGGCGTCGATCAGCGCCCGGGCGTGGTCGGCGGCGGTGTAACCCGTGGTCTCCCCGGGCTGGGTCATGGCGTTCACCACCAGCACCTTGACCGCCCGGGAGCGGCGCAGGGCGTCGCGGATGCCGGGAATCAGCAGGTTGGGCAGGATGCTGGTGTACAGGCTCCCCGGGCCGAGCACCACCAGGTCGGCCGACTCGATGGCTTCCACGGCCGCCGGCGGCGGCTCGACCCCCGAGGGCTCCAGCCACACCTTGTCGATGGGCGCCGCATCGGCGGCGATGGCCGACTCCCCCCGGACGATCCGGCCGTCGGCCATGCGGGCCACCAGCGTCACGGGCGTCAGCGTCGACGGCAGCACCTGCCCCCGCACCGCCAGCACCTTGCTGGACTCGTACACCGCCTGCTCGAAGTCGCCCAGCAGTTCCGCCAGGGCGCCGATGAAAAGGTTGCCCAGGCTGTGGCCTGCCAGGGTGCCCTGGGTGAAGCGGTGCTGGAAGAGCTGGGCCATCAGCGGTTCGGCGTCGGCCAGGGCCACCAGGCAGTTGCGGATGTCGCCGGGCGGCAGGATCCCCAGCTCGCCGCGCAGGCGGCCCGAGCTGCCGCCGTCGTCGGCCACGGTGACGATGGCCGTCACGTTGCCGGTGTACTCCTTGAGGCCGCGCAGGAGCACCGACAGCCCCGTCCCGCCGCCGATGGCCACCACCCGCGGCCCCCGGTCCAGGCGCCGGCGCAGCACCAGCCGGTCCATGGCGGCGCCGTTGGCTCCGCCGGCCGGAGTGAGCAGTTCCGCCACCACCCGCAGCACGCGGTAGGTGGCCCCCACGGCCAGCAAGGCCCCCAACGCCATCACCGCGACCCCCGGCCAGGGTTCGGGGACGAACCGGCCCGTGGCCGCCAGCACCTGGCGGCGCAGCCACCCCTCGGCGGCCGCCCACAGGTCGGCCCCGGCGGCCATGGCGCCGCCCAGGGCCACCAGGTAGAGGCCCGCGGCGAACACCACCAGCCATCGCTTGATCCGCAGGCCCGGCAAGAGCCAGTATGCCAGCTTCATCCGTCACCCTCGCTTCCCCTGGGCCCGCTCCGCCAGGGAGCGCTCCACGTCGCGGTGTTCGACCAGCACCCGGTGCCCCTGGTTGCGCAGGTGGGCCGCCAGCGCCTCGGCGATCACCACCGAGCGGTGCTGGCCGCCGGTGCAGCCCACGGCCACGGTCAGCTGGGTCTTGCCCTCGTTGATGTACTGGGGCAGCAGGAAATCCAGCAGGTCCTGCAGTTGCTCCAGCAGCCGGCGCGCGCTGGGCCAGCGCAGCACGTAATCCCGCACCCGGTCGTCCAGGCCCGTCAGGGGCTGCAGGTCGGGCACGTAGTGGGGGTTGGGCAGGAAGCGGACGTCGAACACCAGGTCCGCGTCGGCCGGCAGCCCGTAGCGAAAGCCGAAGCTCACCACGTGGGCAATCAGGCGCGGCGTCTCCGGCCCGCCCCACAGCTGGGCGATGCGCTCCCGCAGCTGCCGCGGCGAGAGTTCGCTGGTATCGAGGATCACGTGGGCGCGGCCGCGCAGGGCGCCCAGCCGCTGCCGCTCCGCCCGGATCCCCTCCAGCAGCCGGCCCTGGGGGGCCAGGGGATGGCGCCGCCGCGTCTCCTTGAACCGCTTGACCAGCGCCTCGTCGGAGGCCTCCAGGAACACGATCCGGTAGAACACGCCGGCCTGGTCCAGCTCCTGCAGCGCCTCCACCGCCTGGTCGAACCAGTCCCCGCCGCGCACGTCCATCACCACCGCCACCCGCCGCACGGGGCTGTCGGGCTGGCGGCAGAGGGCGGCGAAGGGCGCCAGCAGAGCGGGGGGCAGGTTGTCGACGCAGAAGAAGCCGAGATCCTCCAGGGCGTGGATGGCCTGGGTCTTGCCCGCGCCGGACAGCCCGGTGACCACCACCAGCTGCAGGTCCCGCCCGGCACCCGCCTCCTGGCCCTGGCCCGCCGGCGCGGCGGCCTGCGCGGCCACGGGTACGCCAGGCTGCGGTACCGCCGGCGAAGCGGCCTGCGGCACTGCCGGCACGGCGGCCTGCGGGGCCCCGGGCGCGACAGCCGGTGCCACCCCCGGCGCAGGCCCCCCTGGCCCTCCGCCGGCGACCCCGTCGCTGGCTTCCCCGGCGCGCGGAGCGCCGTCCCCTGCAGCCGGGTCCGGATGTCCGGCCGGTCCCGCCGGGTTCCTTTCCGGCGCCTTTTCCATCGCCCCCACCTCCCTGCCCGGCCCCGGGCCCGGGCCTGCATGCCGCACCCTCGGGGGGCGGCACCGGATCCCGGACCCCCACCGAATCCCAGACCCCTTTATCCTTCAAATCTTCCGCCGGGAAAAGGAACGATCCTCCTGTACCGGCCCGCCGCCGGCCCTCACAGGCATCCCAGCACCGCCTGGACCAGCCGGTGGTCGGAGGCCCCGTGGTCCAGGACCTGCAGCTCCACCACGCGCAGGCCGGCCACCCAGATCAGGTCGATGGCCGGCCCGGACTGTGGCGCCCCCTCACGGTCCCCCCGGCGCGGCCCGCCCCCGGAGCCTCCGGCACCCCTTGAGCTCCCGCCGCCCGCCGCCACGACCCAGCAGGGCTCGCCTCCCGCACCACCGGTGGCCGGGTAGGTCGCCGGCGCCTGCGCCCGGGCCGCCGCGGCACTGGCCAGAACGGCCCGCAGGGGCGCCAGTTCCGGTGCCTCCGCCGGCGCGTTGAAGTCCCCCACCAGGACAACCGGCCCCTCCTGCCGCAGCCGGGCCGCCTGCTCGGCCAGGGCGCGGGCTTGCGCCCGGCGCTCCGCCGCGCCGAGCCCCAGATGGGTCACCCCCAGCCAGGCCGGTTCGTCCTGGGGACCGAAGCCGGACACCCGCAGCCACAGGCAGGCCCGGGGTTCCCAGCGGGAAGGCAGGGGCTGGGCCTCCACGGCCACCACCCCACTCCCCGCCGGGGGGACCGGCGGTCCGAGCCAGCACAGGCCGTAGGCGCCGCCCCGGTGCAGGGTGGGGTGGAAGAACCAGGCGCGGCCCAGGGCCATGCCCAGCCACCGGGCCTGGTGCACTCGGCCGCTGCGGCGGCGGCCGCCGTCCACCTCCTGCAGGCCGGCCCAGTGCGGGCTGGCCCGCTCCAGCACGCGCCGGATGCCCTCCAGGTCGACCCGGCCGTCCAGTCCCCGCCCGTGGCGGATGTTGAAGGTGGCAATGCGCCAGAGCATGCCTGCCCGGTGCGCCAGGGCCGCTCCCTCCGTTGCACGCGCGCCGGTCACCCGCGCGGCGCGCCCTTCCCCGCCGGGCCGCGCGGCGGCCGGTTGCGGCCGGTTGCAGGGCCAAACCGCCCGGCCACCCCGGTCCGGCCCCACAGGCCTTGCTCACCGCGCGGGCCGGGCCGCCCGTCTCCTGCGGGCTCCGGCCTGCTAGCCTGCGGCGGAGCCGTCCTCCTGGTCCTGCCGCCGCTGGCGCGCGGCCCGGTGCCAGCCGCGCTCCATCAGGACGCCGGCCATGTAGGCCAGCAGGATCGTCGGGATGAGAAGACCCGCAAAGTTGGTCCAGAAGATCCCTACGGCCAGCAACACGGCGCAGACCGCCAGCGCCGTGCGCATCTCCCCCCGCACCCCCCAGGAGATGCCCAGGGCAATGGTCGTGACGCTGATCAGCACCTTGCCGATCAGGATCAGGATGTCGAGGACTCCGCCCATCTCCGGCCTCCTTCCCACCCTCCGGGGCCCGAGGTCTCCGGGGCCCCGGCTGCAGGTGTGGCCCTGGCCGGGCGGCGCGTTCGCGGGCACCGCGCCCGCACCGCCCGCCCCCACTATACTGGACCATACTGGACCCCCTGGACTGGACCCCCTGGCCGCCCTCCCGATGCCGCCGCCATCAGGATCCCCGGCCGGCCACGGCCTCCGGGCGGCCGGGCCGGCCACCGCTGCCGCAGGGCGCGGGGCGCGGCAGCTCAGGCCGAGCAAGGCGCCGCACACCTACGCCATCTCCGGCACCGGGTGGGGCGGCCGCAGCCCCCGCAGCACGGCGGCGCAGTTCTCCGCCGCCAGCCGGGCCATGCGCCAGCGGGTGCGCCGGGTGGCGCTGCCGATGTGGGGCAGGGCGATCACGTTGGGCAGCTGCAGCAGCGGGTGATGGGGTGGAACCGGCTCCTGGCCGTACACGTCCAGGCCCGCCATGGCCAGGTGCCCCTGGCGCAGCGCCTCGACCAGGGCCTGTTCGTCCACCACGCCGCCCCGGGCGGTGTTGATCAGGATGGCTCCGGGTTTCATCCGGGCCAGCCGCCGCCCGTCCAGCAGGTGGCGGGTTTCCGGGGTGAGGGGCACGTGGAGGGTGACGATGTCGGAGCGGGCCAGGAGGGAGTCCAGGTCGGCATAGGCGACGCCCAGCTCCTCCTCCGCGTCCGGATGGCGCCGGCGGCTGGAATACAGGACCTGCATGCCGAAGGCCCGGGCGCGGCGGGCCACGGCCCGGCCGATGCGCCCCAGGCCGACGATGCCCAGGGTGGCCCCGTCCAGCTCGAGGCCGAGCCACTGCAGGGGGTGCCAGGTGGTCCAGCGGCCGGCCCGCAGGTCCGCCTCCGCCTGGGGCAGGCGCCGGGCGCAGGCCAGGATCAGGGCCATGGCCAGGTCGGCGGTGGCCTCCGTCAGGACCCCCGGCGTGTGGGTCACCAGGATGCCCCGCCGCTGCGCTGCCTGGACGTCCACGTTGTCGTAGCCCACGGCGCAGTTGCTGACCACCCGCAGCCGGGGCGCTCCGGCCAGCAGCCCGTCGTCGATGCGGTCGGTGATCATGGTGATGACCCCGTCGGCCACGGCCAGGCGGCGGGCCAGCTCGGCCCGCGGCGGCGGGAGGAACTCGGGCCACACCTCCACCTCGGCCCAGCCTTCGAGGGGCGCCAGGGCGCCCTCAGGCACCTGCCGGGTGACGAAGACGCGGGGTCGCTCCCTCACTCCCACACCTCCTCGGCGCCGGGCCGGCCGGGCAGGCCGGTTGCGGCAGAACCGGAGCCGCTCGGGAAGGGGGCTGCGGCCCGGCTGGAGCGGATCAGCCCGGCTGCAGCGGACCAGCCCCGGCACGGGGCTGCGGGCCGGCCCGGCTGCAACGGTACTACGGCGTTTTCCCGCCCGTTCCTGGCAGGTGTAAGCCGCTTTTCGGCCGGAAGCGGCGTCTTCCGCCACCTCCCCGGCCCGCACTATAATGGGCAAGGCATCGGGACCACGGGCACCACACTGGGCCAGCGGCCCAAAAGGGGGATCCCGCCGTGCAGGCCGCCGAGTGGGCTCGCGACATCACCGACATCCTTCACGGCCAGGACGAGCAGGGCGCCCTGGAACGGCTGGCCCGCCTGCAGCCCTTCGACCGGGCCCAGGTCCTGGCCCACATGGAGCCCCAGGACCGCCTGCGCCTGGTCCGGAGCATGCCCGTGCCCCTGGCCGCCGAGACCCTGGAATACCTGGAACCCGAAACCCAGTACCGCATCCTCGATCACCTGGACGAGCCCCGGGCCGCCGCCTTGCTGCAGGGAATGTCCAGCGACACGGTGGTCGACCTGCTGCTCGCCCTCCACCCGCTGCAGGCGGCCCGGCTCAAGGCTTGGCTGCCGCCCGCCTACCGCGAGCGCATCGACACCCTGATGACCTTCCCGGAGAACACGGCAGGCAGCCTGGCTACCATCGAGTACATCGCCGCCCGGGAAGGCTGGACCGTCCAGCAGGCGTTGGACCACGTGCGCAAGGTGGGCCACGACGCCGAGGTGGTCTCCTACGTCTACGTGGTGGACGCCCGCGGCCGGCTGGTACGGGTGGCATCCCTCCGGGAGCTGATCCTGGCCGATCCCCACGCGCCGCTGACCAGCGTGGGGCGGGCGGACGTGATCACCGTCCGGGCCACGGCGGACCGGGAAGAAGCGGCACGCCTCCTGACCGACTACGACTTCGTGGCCCTGCCGGTGGTCGACGACCAGCATCGCCTGCTGGGCATCATCACCATCGACGACATCGTCGACGTGATCCACCGCGAGGCGACGGAAGACATCCAGCGGCTGGGCGGCAGCGTGCCCCTGGCCGAGTCCTACTTCAAGACCCCCGTACCCATGCTGTTCCGCAAGCGGGTGGGGTGGCTGCTGACCCTGTTCATCGCCGGCGCCTACACCAGCACCGTCCTGCACCACTTCGAGGGCCTGCTGGCCCAGGTGGTCGGGCTGACCTTCTTCATCCCGCTGCTGATCGGCACGGGCGGCAACACGGGCAGCCAGACGGTGGCGACCCTGGTCCGGGCCCTGGCGGTGGGCGAGGTCACCTTCCGGGACATGCTGCGCGTCCTGGCCCGGGAAGTGGCCACGGGGGCGCTGCTGGGCGCGGTGATGGCCGCCGCTGCCCTGATCCGTGCCTACATGCTGGGCGTGGGCCACCAGCTGGGTCCCGTGGTGGCAGTGACGGCCCTGTTCATCGTGGTCTGGGCGTCCATGGTGTCGGCGGTGCTGCCCCTTTTGCTCCATCGCCTGCGGGTCGACCCGGCGGTGGTGTCGGGTCCCTTCATCAGCACCCTGGTGGACGGGACGGGACTCTTCATCTACTTTTCCGTAGCCCGCGCGCTTCTCAACCTGAGCTAGGGGGCCCACGGCCGTGAGCTGCGGACCGGACGCCGGCCGTTACTCTGGTGGGACGAACAGGCCCGGCCGCCAGGGGAACCCGCCTGCCCCCGGCCCGGACATGACGGCCGTACCCCGGGTGCCCGGCGCCATCCTCCTGGGCGGTCACGTGCTGGGGGCCTTACCCCTCTGGCTGGCAGGAGGGCGGGCCGCGGTCCCTGCGGACCTGCCCGGCCCTCCGCCTCTAGGTCTCGGCCTGGCGGTGGCAACCCGCCCCTGCCGCCGCCCCGGCACCGCCCGTGGGGCGGATCCCGAACCGAGTAAGGGCCCGCTCCTTCCTAGGGATCCGCTGCGGGAGCGAATGGGCCGGCTGCTGGAGGCCGCAGCCCTTCGCCCCGGCCCCCCGCCCTCCGTCCTGGCCCTGGCCCGGGAGGCGGCGCTGGCCCTGGGTGCCTGGCCACGGGCGGTGGCCATGGCCCTGGGCGGGCTGCGCTGGGCCGGTCCGCCGCCGGACCTGGGCTCCGTCGCGGGTCTGGGCCCGCCCGGCCCGGCCCCGGTCGCCGGGGACGCAGGGGGAAGGCCAGGAGGCCGGGTGGCCGGAAGCGGGCCGGCCGGGGGCGCGGGCACGGGCGGCCCGGCGGGACACCCCCCGGAAGGGGCCGGGACCGGCGCCCCCTCCGGACCCCCTCCGGGAGACGAGGGGGGCTGGCCGTCGCCCCTGGCGGCCGGACGGGCTCGGGCCTTTGCCGCCCTGCCCGCCGGCTGGCTTGAACCCCTGAGCCGGGGCTTGCTGCTGGCCGGCCCCCTTCCCGCGGCGACTTCCCGGCCGGATGATACCTGGCCGGAGCTGCCGCCGCCGCCGGAGTGGTGCTGGGCTGCCCGCTGGTCCCAGGGCCCCGACCCCGTCCTGGTCCGGGTGCTGGAGCGGGAAGCCCGCTGGCTGGCGGGCTGGCGCCGCCGGCTACCTGCCGACCTTCCCACCGACCCGCGCCCCCGCCGCCCCACGGGGGGAGCACCGGGGCCGGAGACGGACCCGGCGGGGGGCGGCGGCCGGCCCGCAGCTGCCGCCGGCGATCCCGACCGGGTCCTGGGCGCCTTGCTGCGGGAGGCTGCAGCCCTGGGCCGGTTCGTCCGGGACCAGGGGCTGGTCCCGCCGGCGGTGGCAACGGCCGGCGAGCGGCTGGAGGCCGCGCTGCGGCAGCTGGGCTGGGACCCCGGCGGGCCGGGAAGCCCCCCCGCCTGGCCGGCCTGGCACGTGGCCTGGCCCGTTTGGGCCCTGTGGCTGGCTCCTGCGGGAGCGGGCGACGGCGGCGCGGCCCGCCGGGTCGCCCGCGACCTGGGGCGGCTGGGCTGGTGGGCGGTGCAGCTCTACCCGGTCCAGGCGGGAGCCCGCTGGCGGCTGGTGGCCGGACCGGCCTCCTCTCCCAAGGGAGAGGACCCGGCCCGACAGGGAAGCTCGCCGGGCCGGCCGAAGGCATAGGCGGGACGAAACCGGCAGGGGATGCACAACCGGCAGGGAACGCACCCGGAAGGATGATCAGGCCATGACCCAAGCGGAAGGTCCCAACCTGGCGGTGGCGCGGGCCGCCCTGCGGCTGGCCACCTCGGCTACCCGCAGCGACGAGGGCCGGATCAAGGACGAGCTCCTGCGCCAGGGCATCCGGGGCGTGGCGGTGGACTTCGGCGGACCGTACGTGGAGTCCATCGGCAGCATGGTGCAGAGGGCCATCGTCGCCGCCCGGCGCGAGGGCGTCATCGCACCCATCCACCCCCACGAGGGGGCGGTGGCCGGGGCGGCCAGGGAAGCGCTGGCCCAGCTGGCGGGCCGGGCGCTGGGTTTCAACGTGGGCGGCAAGGTGGCCATCGCCCGGCTGGGGGAGCACCTGGCCTGTGCCGTCTTCGTGGGGGTCGGCCTGGTGCACCTGGACGACGTGGCCGTGGGCCTGGCCCACCGGGCCGTGCCTGACGTGGCGCCCCGCAGCGGTCCGGCGTGACCGGCGGGTCTGCCGTGACCGGCGGCGGTCCGGCGGATCCGGCGGCGGCACCCGCTACCTGCTCCGCGGACCCTGGCAACCCGCGGGCCTCGGCAACCCGCCGGCCTGGCGGCCAGCGCTACAAGGTCCGTGTCAACTCAGCTAAAAATGTTACCCAACGGGTCCTGATCACTCACGTAAGAATGTCACCGAACGCCTCAATCGGCGGACATGGCCGTTTCCGGGGGATGCTGCAGGCCCGCGATGAGCTCATCCAACTCCCGATGGAGTTGCAGCGGGTTGAGGGACTGCCGTAGGGCCAGCCAGCGCGCCCGTTCCTCGGGCGAGAGCACGTCGCGCTCGAGGATGCGATCCAGCGGGGGCCGGGCGGCGTCGTAGGATTTGCGCACCCGGGCGCCGTCCCGGACCTTGTTCTTGAGCTTCCGGGTTGGGAGGAACAGGTTGGCGTAGAGGTCCAAGCGGGCGTAGAGCCGGTTGAGCTGTTCGACTTGCTCGGGGCGGTCGTAGCGGGCGTAGCCGACGATCTCCCGGACCAGCTGGCGGTTGCGCTGCTCGACGTGGGCGTTGTCGTTCTTGCGATAGGGGCGGCTGCGGGTGAACGTCAGGTGGTGTACCTTGGCGTACCGCTGCAGGTGATGGTTGACGAACTCGGCACCGTTGTCGGTGTGCAGGCCCCCAGACGGGATAGGGCCATTGGGCGATCAGGTCCTGGATGGCTTCGTGGACGGCGCGCTGGCTTCGGCCGAGCAAGGCGCGGCGGCGGCTCCAGCCCGTCACGATGTCGACCATGCTGAGGGTGTACGCGTACTGGCCGGCGGTCGAGCCGCCGTTGTGTTCAACCAGATCGACCTCCAAGGCCCCGGGGCGGGCTTCGTCCCAGTCGTAGGTGGCCATGGGGATCTGGCTTTGCAGCAGCCCCGGTCGCGGACGAGGAAGCCGGCGGCGCGGCTTGGGCGAGGGCATCGCAGCGAGGCGGCGGGCCAGGGTGGCCCGGCTGATCTTCCGGAGGGCCTCGCGCACGGCGTCTGTGAGGACGACTTCCCCGTGGGCGGCCAGGTGCTCGGCCATGGGCAAGAGCACCGGGTGAAGCCGTTCGGCGCAAGGGTAGTCCAGTGCTTCCCAGATCCGTGCGATGACCGGCAAGGCCTCGAGGTAGCGCAGGGCCCGCTTGCGACGGCGCTTGGCCGGGGCCGGCGGCGTGGCCTGTCGGAGGACCCGGATCGTGTACTTGCGGTGGTAACCACAGACTTGCTGGACTTCGTTCAGGATCTCGGTGCGTTCCCGGCGGGTTCGGGCCGCCCAGTACCGTTCTCGCATGGTGGCGAGATACTCGCGGCGGCTGGCGAGTGACATCGGCACAGCACGTCCCTTCGGTAAGATTTCTCCGTGAGTGATCCGGGACCCCTTCGGTTACATTTTGGCTGAGTGATTGCGAGGTCTTGCCGGACGCCCGGGCGCCTTGTATAATTCGCGAATAACAACCGGCCGCAGCCGGTGCAGGACGGTAGGCTTCACGGTAAGACGCGGCCGGTTCCCGACTCCTTTTCAAATCCATCGGCAGCCGCTGCGTAGAACGGCAGGACGGTAGGGGCGGATTCCTCCCGCCACCCTTCGGTGGCTTTTTCCTTTCTGTCCTCGCTGCGCAGGGGCCGGGCAAGGAGGGAAGGATGGTGCGCGGGATACGGGGTGCCGTAGTCGCCGAGGACAACAGTCCCGAGGCGATCCGCCGGGCGACCCGCGAGCTCTTGCAGGCCATGGTTGCGATGAATGAAGCTTCAGTCGATGATATTGTTGCGGTGTTCTTCACGGTGACCCGGGACCTGGACCGTGCCTTCCCCGCTTCCGCGGTGC is part of the Thermaerobacter subterraneus DSM 13965 genome and harbors:
- a CDS encoding gluconeogenesis factor YvcK family protein; this translates as MKLAYWLLPGLRIKRWLVVFAAGLYLVALGGAMAAGADLWAAAEGWLRRQVLAATGRFVPEPWPGVAVMALGALLAVGATYRVLRVVAELLTPAGGANGAAMDRLVLRRRLDRGPRVVAIGGGTGLSVLLRGLKEYTGNVTAIVTVADDGGSSGRLRGELGILPPGDIRNCLVALADAEPLMAQLFQHRFTQGTLAGHSLGNLFIGALAELLGDFEQAVYESSKVLAVRGQVLPSTLTPVTLVARMADGRIVRGESAIAADAAPIDKVWLEPSGVEPPPAAVEAIESADLVVLGPGSLYTSILPNLLIPGIRDALRRSRAVKVLVVNAMTQPGETTGYTAADHARALIDAVGPGLFHHVLVNVQQPPAALLQRYRQQGQDVVRLDRERLRQMGLQVHAARLLAGDDLVRHDPQRLARALLRVLLAARPRVNPRRRLDFFLLGERLWREETGADEPARVARDA
- the rapZ gene encoding RNase adapter RapZ — encoded protein: MQLVVVTGLSGAGKTQAIHALEDLGFFCVDNLPPALLAPFAALCRQPDSPVRRVAVVMDVRGGDWFDQAVEALQELDQAGVFYRIVFLEASDEALVKRFKETRRRHPLAPQGRLLEGIRAERQRLGALRGRAHVILDTSELSPRQLRERIAQLWGGPETPRLIAHVVSFGFRYGLPADADLVFDVRFLPNPHYVPDLQPLTGLDDRVRDYVLRWPSARRLLEQLQDLLDFLLPQYINEGKTQLTVAVGCTGGQHRSVVIAEALAAHLRNQGHRVLVEHRDVERSLAERAQGKRG
- a CDS encoding endonuclease/exonuclease/phosphatase family protein, which codes for MTGARATEGAALAHRAGMLWRIATFNIRHGRGLDGRVDLEGIRRVLERASPHWAGLQEVDGGRRRSGRVHQARWLGMALGRAWFFHPTLHRGGAYGLCWLGPPVPPAGSGVVAVEAQPLPSRWEPRACLWLRVSGFGPQDEPAWLGVTHLGLGAAERRAQARALAEQAARLRQEGPVVLVGDFNAPAEAPELAPLRAVLASAAAARAQAPATYPATGGAGGEPCWVVAAGGGSSRGAGGSGGGPRRGDREGAPQSGPAIDLIWVAGLRVVELQVLDHGASDHRLVQAVLGCL
- a CDS encoding 2-hydroxyacid dehydrogenase, with translation MRERPRVFVTRQVPEGALAPLEGWAEVEVWPEFLPPPRAELARRLAVADGVITMITDRIDDGLLAGAPRLRVVSNCAVGYDNVDVQAAQRRGILVTHTPGVLTEATADLAMALILACARRLPQAEADLRAGRWTTWHPLQWLGLELDGATLGIVGLGRIGRAVARRARAFGMQVLYSSRRRHPDAEEELGVAYADLDSLLARSDIVTLHVPLTPETRHLLDGRRLARMKPGAILINTARGGVVDEQALVEALRQGHLAMAGLDVYGQEPVPPHHPLLQLPNVIALPHIGSATRRTRWRMARLAAENCAAVLRGLRPPHPVPEMA
- the mgtE gene encoding magnesium transporter → MQAAEWARDITDILHGQDEQGALERLARLQPFDRAQVLAHMEPQDRLRLVRSMPVPLAAETLEYLEPETQYRILDHLDEPRAAALLQGMSSDTVVDLLLALHPLQAARLKAWLPPAYRERIDTLMTFPENTAGSLATIEYIAAREGWTVQQALDHVRKVGHDAEVVSYVYVVDARGRLVRVASLRELILADPHAPLTSVGRADVITVRATADREEAARLLTDYDFVALPVVDDQHRLLGIITIDDIVDVIHREATEDIQRLGGSVPLAESYFKTPVPMLFRKRVGWLLTLFIAGAYTSTVLHHFEGLLAQVVGLTFFIPLLIGTGGNTGSQTVATLVRALAVGEVTFRDMLRVLAREVATGALLGAVMAAAALIRAYMLGVGHQLGPVVAVTALFIVVWASMVSAVLPLLLHRLRVDPAVVSGPFISTLVDGTGLFIYFSVARALLNLS
- a CDS encoding HutP family protein — encoded protein: MTQAEGPNLAVARAALRLATSATRSDEGRIKDELLRQGIRGVAVDFGGPYVESIGSMVQRAIVAARREGVIAPIHPHEGAVAGAAREALAQLAGRALGFNVGGKVAIARLGEHLACAVFVGVGLVHLDDVAVGLAHRAVPDVAPRSGPA